In the genome of Candidatus Omnitrophota bacterium, the window CCCGTCACGGAAGGAATGGATATCGGCCGGGGCGTAGGCGTATTCGTGGGCAGCGGCGTCGCCGTAAACGTGGCGTTATGGGCGGATTGACCGTCCGTGAAAAAGGTCGATAAATAATAATCTCTTCCCGCGCTCGCCGTCTTTTTCACGGCAAGATAATAGACGCCCGCCGTCTGCGGCGTATACGCGATTTCGGGATATTCTTCGCTGTTGCTGGACGACAGCAGCTGTCCTTGGCTGCTGAACAATTCGATCTTCGCTTCCACGCCCAGCACGGAGCCGATGCCCAGCGATCCGGAAAGATTTCTTCCCACGTCGGCGTTGACGATTTGAAACTTGAACCAATCGGCGGCATCGGCGTTCGTCTCTATCATGGACGAATCCGAAGAAGAAAGCGCTCCTAAAACGAGTTGTCCAATCTGAATCGAGGCGCTCTGATCCTGTTGATCGTTCGGCTCGATTTCCTGCATGGCGTCGCCGCGCGCCAACGCCGAGAGAGACTCATGCTGCTGGATGGCCTGGGCGAGAAGCGTCTGGGCGCCTTCGTAATTGTTGCGGGAGTAGTAATGGGCGATAAAGGCTTTTATGGGCGGCGTTATATCGGGATATATAGCGTAAAATGGATCGTCGCTGGTCATGAAGGAATTGATGTATCCCCGGCTCCATCCCCCATTCTTCAAGTTTTCTCCGCCATAGGCGTAAGACGGATTGGAGGGGGGAATCCCCTGGATCGTCTTCAAAGAGAGCCAGTCGACGAGATATTCGTTCGCAGCGCTGTTTTTGGAGTTCAAATAGGCCTGCCAGGGCGGAATCAAGCCGCATAACTGTCCAATCAAATCATGAAAGACATGGCTGATCGGCGTTTTGGATATGTTGCCGCCGGAAGAGTCTTTACCGGCGAAACTTGATTTAGGAAAAAGATAGACGTAAGGATTTCCCGGCGGATTCTTCAATACGGCGGTAGGAGCGCCGTTATCGAGCAAACTCATATAGGCGCCGAAATATTTATAATTGCTTTTGATGCGGTAATAGACGGAATCGCCGCTCCAGGCGCCGAATAACGAGGCGCTTCCCAGCGCATCGGCGTCTCCCAGCGTTTCGACGGAAGCGGCGAAGGTGATATGTTGACTGCCCTCGTTCGCTTCGAGGAATTCCAATCCCACCCATTTCAAGGCGTTATTCCAAAGAAGAACGATATTTCTCAATTCCGTTTCGAAAGCGAGGATTTCCTGATCGCTATAGCCGCCGTCTTGTCTGAAGTCGGAAAGATCGATGTTAAAACGGCATTCCCGAAGACCGTTGCCGTTGGAATCAGTTCGATTGCTGGAAAGGCGGAAATAGAAATTCGGCCATCGGAATGCGTTGAGAGGCTGCGACCAAACGGCGCTTTCATCGTCCGCTGCGGCGGCAAGCGGAGAAACGGAATTCCGTTCGGCGCCCGCAAGCGGACCGGCGGCGAAACTTGAGCCTCCCAACAGAAAGCACAGGCTGATTGAATACACGATAAGAAAAAGGTAATAACTTGCTTTTAGGGAATGTCGATTATAAGCCATTGTTCTCGCTCCACTCATCGCTCTATTCTTCGTTTTGACGCATTTCTACAAGTTACTATTGTTTTCCCAAACATAAGTTATGTCAAGTGAAATGTAATTTTATTTTATATAAATAATGGAAAATGAGAGAGATAAATTATTATAGAATTTTCAGAAAATCGAATATCCTTCGCCAGCGCTCTCTCGCTCGCTTTCCGTTCATACTAAAAAAACAAAATGGGACCCAGAATAGGTCCCATGTATGGCTTCTTTATAAATTTGAAAACGGAATTATTGCGTCAATCTCTCGCGGAAGAAGCGGGATGCCGCTTCGGCGATGCCTTCGGCGTCGATGCGGTATTCATGATACAAGCCGTCCGGCGTTCCCGATTCGCCAAAAACGTCCAAGACGCCCCAGCGTTTCAGCGGTGCGGGTTGGAACTCGGATATTACTTCCGCCACAGCGGAGCCAAGACCGCCGATGATGCTGTGATCTTCCACTGTAAATAGGCAGGAGGTCTCCTTGGCGCATTGGACGATCAATTGTTCGTCGATGGGCTTGATCGTATGGATATTGACGATGCGGGCGTCGATCTTTTCCGAAGAGAGCAGGTCTTTAGCCTTGAGAGCGTGTTGGATCGTTCCGCCGGTGGCGAAAATCGTCATATCGTTTCCTGGCGCCAACACAACGCCGTTTCCCGCTTCGAATTGATAGGTGGAAGGATGGATATCCGTCAGTTTTTGCCGCGTCAGGCGCAGGTAGACCGGCCCCT includes:
- a CDS encoding transketolase C-terminal domain-containing protein translates to MAAKATRQAFGEALVELAEKYPDIVVLDADLSKSTMTCYFAEKYPSRFYEFGIAEANMIGAGAGLALSGKIPFVCSFACFVTGRYDTIRMSVGYTRSNVKIVGTHAGIGIGEDGHSQMGLEDLGLMRAIPGMAVIQPCDEIETKQAVAFAAQHKGPVYLRLTRQKLTDIHPSTYQFEAGNGVVLAPGNDMTIFATGGTIQHALKAKDLLSSEKIDARIVNIHTIKPIDEQLIVQCAKETSCLFTVEDHSIIGGLGSAVAEVISEFQPAPLKRWGVLDVFGESGTPDGLYHEYRIDAEGIAEAASRFFRERLTQ